In Brachyspira hampsonii, the following are encoded in one genomic region:
- the mglC gene encoding galactose/methyl galactoside ABC transporter permease MglC, which produces MDTNKINIKTIKSFILNNAIFAALLVILIGIIIKEPSFFRLSNFLNIFAQASTRMIIAVGVGTLLVTQGNDLGAGRAVGLAAVVSASLLQSPSNPTRMYPDLPMLPVILPILLVMLILMVFGLINGFIISKLYVTPFIATLGMQLILYGVTSTYFDRPPYGAQPIGGLDPRFTNLAQGGIRLGNYTISYLIIFAVIITLIMWVIWNKTKLGKNIFAVGGNPEAAAVSGVNIPLTLMIVYTMAGALYGIAGSLEVARVGSATNNLGNGYELDAIAACVVGGVSFSGGIGSILGIVSGVLIFQVINYGMSFVGISPYMQYIIKGAIIIAAVAVDTQKYLKKV; this is translated from the coding sequence ATGGACACTAATAAAATAAACATTAAAACTATTAAATCATTTATATTAAACAATGCTATATTTGCAGCATTACTTGTAATACTTATAGGTATTATCATTAAAGAACCTAGCTTCTTTAGATTGAGCAATTTCTTAAACATATTCGCTCAGGCATCTACTCGTATGATAATAGCTGTAGGAGTAGGTACGCTTCTTGTAACTCAAGGTAATGACTTAGGAGCAGGAAGAGCTGTAGGACTTGCTGCGGTTGTAAGTGCTTCACTTCTACAATCTCCTTCTAATCCTACTAGAATGTATCCGGATTTACCTATGCTTCCGGTTATACTTCCTATACTTTTAGTTATGCTTATACTTATGGTATTCGGACTTATAAATGGTTTTATCATTTCTAAACTTTATGTAACTCCGTTTATTGCCACTTTAGGTATGCAGCTTATACTTTACGGTGTAACTAGTACATATTTTGACAGACCTCCTTATGGTGCTCAGCCTATAGGAGGACTCGATCCTAGATTTACTAATCTTGCTCAAGGGGGTATAAGATTAGGAAATTATACTATTTCATACCTAATTATATTTGCTGTCATTATAACCTTGATAATGTGGGTTATTTGGAATAAAACTAAATTAGGAAAAAACATATTTGCTGTAGGAGGAAACCCTGAGGCTGCTGCTGTTTCTGGAGTAAACATTCCTCTTACTCTTATGATAGTATATACTATGGCTGGTGCTTTATATGGTATAGCCGGTTCATTAGAAGTTGCTCGTGTTGGTTCTGCTACTAATAACTTGGGTAACGGTTATGAACTTGATGCTATTGCCGCATGTGTTGTAGGAGGAGTTTCTTTCTCCGGCGGTATAGGTTCTATATTGGGTATTGTATCTGGTGTATTAATATTCCAAGTTATTAACTATGGTATGTCATTTGTTGGTATTTCTCCATATATGCAGTACATAATTAAGGGGGCTATCATTATTGCTGCTGTTGCAGTTGATACGCAAAAATATTTGAAAAAAGTATGA
- a CDS encoding META domain-containing protein yields the protein MKRFLYLNIILVIFLLMSCAHNMVSITEEPVIEEKIKVYHLISMHTAMNITISIDDNKIYGKSAINDYWANCKIDGEGISIDMIRTTRKTDNAEKRRAEGDYLSILQTAYSFKIEGNKLIIYTRFIDEPLVYEEIED from the coding sequence TTGAAAAGATTTTTATATTTAAATATTATATTAGTCATATTCTTATTGATGTCATGTGCACATAATATGGTTTCTATAACTGAAGAACCTGTAATTGAAGAAAAAATTAAGGTTTATCATCTTATAAGTATGCATACTGCTATGAATATAACTATTAGTATAGATGATAATAAAATATATGGTAAGTCTGCTATCAATGATTATTGGGCTAATTGCAAAATAGATGGAGAAGGAATATCAATAGATATGATAAGAACTACCAGAAAAACAGATAATGCCGAAAAGAGAAGGGCAGAAGGTGATTATTTATCAATACTTCAAACAGCATACTCATTTAAAATAGAAGGAAATAAACTTATAATATATACAAGATTTATAGACGAACCGCTTGTTTATGAAGAAATAGAAGATTAA
- a CDS encoding FUSC family protein, with translation MFFKNKLFYQKQKEILIAFLKRVIDFLPSVLVGLFIMVLSTNLFGRENATIGVISIFICALMRQSFTIESFPAVSFRILLLGLLATIAEQNLFLTISLNFIVPFSIVYLLSDDFVPRNYFIYGFAYVLLQAYNIPISYIHLRMEAILTALLIIFIFLVINKFLTKHKLSNNLACRAIEAINKKISSLYNKTCSLNKKDDLFPIINEYTTAIYVDTLKRHNTMNNRNINHFQLVLFLEEINILIDKEHQNIINFKDNDSEYFMMLSKILDRISNLLKKDISKHEKEYNSIMNAVNYFNDNYFLSDEKSNYEWIYTISKLKNILSNMFENKKDEFEIAKLFNLKLIRLKKEFNINKCHFRFSLKMGIIMCISFTIRYFLPDEIAIRGYWLPILSYIMLYPFYEEQKHNLKINVLGNFIGVFIFSVFFRYIPYDMIIPAIGVCFILSLASINDFLKKIYGTISALISSFPYMPKLMSASSRLGFIIMALSIVWVFDHFIIRTESHKGMVDKISELIEIDTIIINQMRKAINNETTSQYLYEILLKAYMIKNNIIIHEKNQTRYKGTPITDSLIESNRKFIVEAEQLIHLMKKYNRPEDKHNILIFIENISNTLENTAKLFKNEINDYNSEEKKRNIIKTDSYIFYRLENCFDSINSINNSIKNNIDNIL, from the coding sequence ATGTTTTTTAAAAATAAACTATTTTATCAAAAACAAAAAGAAATATTAATCGCATTTCTAAAAAGAGTCATAGATTTTCTGCCTAGTGTATTAGTAGGACTTTTTATAATGGTATTATCCACTAATCTATTTGGAAGAGAGAATGCAACAATAGGTGTAATTTCTATATTTATATGTGCTTTAATGCGTCAAAGTTTTACAATAGAGAGTTTTCCGGCTGTATCTTTTAGAATACTTTTATTAGGGCTTTTGGCTACCATAGCAGAACAAAATTTATTCCTTACTATATCACTTAATTTTATAGTTCCTTTTTCTATAGTATATTTGCTTTCAGATGATTTTGTTCCTAGAAACTACTTTATATATGGTTTTGCTTATGTTCTTTTGCAGGCATATAACATACCTATATCATATATACATTTAAGAATGGAAGCTATATTAACCGCTTTACTCATAATATTTATATTCTTAGTAATAAATAAATTTTTAACTAAACATAAATTATCTAATAATTTGGCTTGCAGAGCAATAGAAGCTATAAATAAGAAAATATCATCATTATATAATAAAACATGCTCATTAAATAAAAAAGATGATTTATTCCCTATTATAAACGAATACACTACCGCAATATATGTAGATACATTAAAAAGACATAATACTATGAACAATAGAAACATTAATCATTTTCAGCTTGTTTTATTTTTAGAAGAAATAAATATATTAATAGATAAAGAACATCAGAATATTATTAATTTTAAAGATAATGATTCAGAATATTTCATGATGCTTTCAAAAATTTTAGATAGAATATCCAATTTACTAAAAAAAGATATATCAAAACATGAAAAAGAATACAATAGTATAATGAATGCTGTAAATTATTTTAATGATAATTATTTTTTAAGTGATGAAAAAAGTAATTATGAATGGATATATACTATATCAAAATTGAAAAATATACTATCTAACATGTTTGAAAACAAAAAAGATGAATTTGAAATAGCAAAATTATTTAATTTAAAATTAATAAGATTAAAGAAAGAATTCAATATCAATAAATGCCATTTTAGATTCTCCCTCAAAATGGGCATAATAATGTGCATATCATTTACTATTAGATATTTTTTACCAGATGAAATAGCAATAAGAGGTTATTGGCTTCCTATTTTATCATATATAATGCTATATCCATTTTATGAGGAACAAAAACATAATTTAAAAATAAATGTATTGGGAAACTTCATAGGTGTATTTATATTTTCAGTTTTTTTCAGGTATATACCTTATGATATGATTATTCCTGCTATAGGAGTATGCTTTATATTATCACTTGCATCTATTAATGACTTTTTAAAAAAAATATACGGCACAATTTCAGCATTAATATCATCATTTCCATATATGCCAAAATTGATGTCAGCTTCATCAAGACTAGGATTTATAATAATGGCTCTTTCTATCGTATGGGTATTTGATCATTTTATTATAAGAACTGAAAGTCACAAAGGTATGGTGGATAAAATAAGCGAACTTATAGAAATAGATACTATAATAATAAATCAAATGAGAAAGGCTATAAATAATGAAACTACATCTCAGTATCTATATGAAATACTATTAAAAGCATACATGATAAAAAACAATATCATAATACATGAAAAAAATCAAACAAGATACAAAGGTACTCCTATAACAGACTCTTTAATAGAAAGCAATAGAAAATTTATAGTTGAGGCAGAACAATTAATACATCTTATGAAAAAATATAACAGACCTGAAGATAAACATAATATACTAATATTCATTGAAAATATTTCAAATACTTTAGAAAATACTGCTAAATTATTCAAAAATGAAATTAATGATTATAACAGCGAAGAAAAAAAGAGAAATATTATAAAAACAGATTCATATATATTTTACAGATTAGAAAATTGTTTCGACAGCATAAATTCTATTAATAATTCAATCAAAAATAATATAGATAATATATTATAA
- a CDS encoding DUF6348 family protein has protein sequence MNNHKDILLNRLHTTIDHKNEIENDCIKFLSYDITIEPKIVQLEKKKSILCTIYFYVKAPLFDNVFFESSSSIASDEYKAIELSSDNFVYCALQGILDFLSGIHHHDIETSILGNKKIFTVCESPILGLGNIDDKEDFYNDYIGFDDKNGYSSFLWNCIYKEVPFILSNNRVSFIKTYAAKMPNDDIIVECTINNIQNKTLENCVQNEIIKWDNNGEFFSIKQFFFILQSDTTYMKYPYTKEEIEYFVMEYVLEFEKCGFNYDEFIKNIKKLISDNNIIEEMINFVPEICAEYAFKDAVFNDRVDVNIGNNHYNVLKTQFTSYGYIEDSLIDGFSNKIFKKESFNELVHISNSYHIIYEAMQNDNDIQMNDIFVSITFNFSNEYKFI, from the coding sequence ATGAATAATCATAAAGATATACTATTAAATAGGCTTCATACTACTATAGATCATAAAAATGAAATAGAAAATGACTGCATTAAATTTTTGAGTTATGATATTACTATTGAGCCTAAAATAGTGCAGCTTGAAAAGAAAAAAAGTATATTATGCACAATATATTTTTATGTTAAAGCACCTCTTTTTGATAATGTTTTTTTTGAATCTTCTTCAAGCATAGCTTCTGATGAGTATAAAGCCATAGAGTTATCTTCTGATAATTTTGTATATTGTGCTTTACAGGGTATATTGGATTTTCTTTCAGGCATACATCATCATGATATAGAAACTTCAATATTAGGTAATAAAAAGATTTTTACAGTATGCGAAAGTCCTATATTAGGTCTTGGAAATATAGATGACAAAGAAGATTTTTATAATGATTATATTGGCTTTGATGATAAAAACGGATATTCTAGTTTTTTATGGAATTGTATATATAAGGAAGTTCCTTTTATACTTTCAAATAATAGAGTAAGTTTTATAAAAACTTATGCTGCCAAAATGCCTAATGATGATATTATAGTAGAATGCACAATAAATAATATTCAGAATAAAACATTAGAAAACTGTGTTCAAAATGAGATTATTAAATGGGATAATAATGGAGAGTTCTTTTCTATAAAGCAATTTTTCTTCATACTTCAGTCGGATACTACTTATATGAAATATCCATATACAAAGGAAGAAATTGAGTATTTTGTTATGGAATATGTATTAGAATTTGAAAAATGCGGTTTTAATTATGATGAGTTTATTAAAAATATAAAAAAATTAATATCTGATAATAATATAATAGAAGAAATGATAAATTTTGTACCTGAAATATGCGCGGAATATGCTTTTAAAGATGCTGTTTTTAATGATAGGGTAGATGTTAATATAGGAAATAATCATTATAATGTATTGAAAACACAATTTACAAGCTATGGATATATTGAGGATTCTTTAATAGATGGCTTTTCAAATAAAATTTTTAAAAAGGAAAGTTTTAATGAATTAGTTCATATAAGTAATTCTTATCATATAATATATGAGGCTATGCAAAATGATAATGATATACAAATGAATGATATATTTGTTTCTATTACTTTTAATTTCTCTAATGAATATAAATTTATATAA
- a CDS encoding metallophosphoesterase family protein, translating to MIYFISDTHFFYMPSSRKNVFDDYEGMHNYLINKWNEKISEEDDVYIVGDFSNDRGYLKTTELLKSLNGNKYLIKGNNDKFLNNNKFDRNLFKFIKDYYILDITNYSSIIKKIVLFHYPILEWEGYYNNNTMLIHGHWHKDKKYHNLAFNIACDIHNFSPLSINEILKMVLNE from the coding sequence ATGATATATTTTATTTCAGATACTCACTTTTTTTATATGCCTTCAAGCAGAAAAAATGTATTTGATGACTATGAAGGTATGCATAATTATTTAATAAATAAATGGAATGAAAAAATAAGCGAAGAAGATGATGTATATATAGTAGGCGATTTTTCCAACGATAGAGGATATTTAAAAACTACTGAGTTATTAAAATCATTAAATGGTAATAAATACCTTATAAAAGGTAATAATGATAAATTTTTAAATAATAATAAATTTGATAGAAATCTATTTAAATTTATTAAAGACTATTATATTTTAGATATAACAAATTACAGCAGTATTATTAAAAAAATAGTTTTATTCCATTATCCTATATTGGAATGGGAGGGCTATTATAATAATAATACTATGCTTATACATGGACATTGGCATAAAGATAAAAAATATCATAATTTAGCATTCAATATTGCATGTGATATTCATAATTTTAGCCCATTGTCTATTAATGAAATATTAAAAATGGTGCTAAATGAATAA
- a CDS encoding UDP-glucose dehydrogenase family protein: MKICIIGTGYVGLITGACLAEMGNYVICVDNDEEKLKKLKNGITPLYEPGLEELILDNVSEGRLEFTNDLDYAVKNSIACFIAVGTPSGDDGSCDLSFVLSVANEIGKSMNGYKVIVDKSTVPVGTHKLVEDEIKKHYSGEFDVVSNPEFLKQGAAVDDFLKPDRVVIGSNSEKAIDIMRDIYNPFTRTGNPIIIMDVRSAEMTKYAANAFLATKISFANEIANICEKVGANADLVRIGMSSDKRIGNQFLFHGLGYGGSCFPKDVQALIKTASDYGIDSDLLKAAYQVNVNQRKIFVNKILKHYNNDIKGKTFALWGLAFKPRTNDMREAPSITIINMLLNAGASIRAYDPKAFDNAKAIFGDKIYYADNSYDALKGSDALILVTEWNEFRRPNFDKIKELLKEPIIFDGRNQYDKKRMEERGIKYISLGVADN; this comes from the coding sequence ATGAAAATATGTATAATAGGTACAGGTTATGTAGGACTTATTACAGGTGCATGTTTAGCTGAAATGGGAAATTATGTAATATGTGTAGATAATGATGAAGAAAAATTAAAAAAACTTAAAAATGGTATTACCCCTTTATATGAACCCGGTTTAGAAGAACTTATTCTTGACAATGTTTCTGAGGGAAGATTAGAATTTACTAATGATTTAGATTATGCTGTAAAAAACTCTATAGCTTGTTTCATTGCTGTTGGAACTCCTTCAGGCGATGACGGAAGCTGCGATTTGAGTTTTGTACTTTCTGTGGCTAATGAGATTGGAAAGTCTATGAACGGATATAAAGTTATAGTAGATAAATCAACCGTGCCTGTTGGAACTCATAAATTAGTAGAAGATGAAATAAAAAAACATTACAGTGGAGAGTTTGATGTAGTTTCAAATCCGGAATTTTTAAAACAAGGTGCTGCGGTTGATGACTTTTTAAAACCTGATAGGGTAGTTATAGGTTCAAATTCTGAAAAAGCTATAGATATAATGAGAGATATTTATAATCCTTTTACAAGAACAGGAAATCCTATAATAATAATGGATGTTCGTTCTGCTGAGATGACTAAATATGCTGCTAATGCTTTTTTGGCTACTAAAATATCATTTGCCAATGAAATTGCTAATATATGTGAAAAAGTAGGTGCTAATGCTGATTTAGTTAGAATTGGTATGTCAAGTGATAAGAGAATAGGAAATCAGTTCTTATTTCATGGTTTGGGATACGGCGGAAGCTGTTTTCCAAAAGATGTACAGGCTTTGATAAAAACAGCATCTGATTATGGTATAGATTCTGATTTGCTTAAAGCCGCATATCAAGTTAATGTTAATCAAAGAAAAATTTTTGTAAATAAGATTTTAAAACATTATAATAATGATATTAAAGGTAAAACATTTGCTTTATGGGGATTAGCATTCAAACCTAGAACTAATGATATGAGAGAAGCTCCTTCTATTACTATAATAAATATGCTTTTAAATGCGGGTGCTAGTATTAGAGCTTATGATCCTAAGGCTTTTGATAACGCGAAAGCTATATTTGGGGATAAAATATATTATGCTGACAATTCTTATGATGCTTTGAAAGGTTCTGATGCTTTGATTTTAGTTACAGAATGGAACGAGTTTAGAAGACCTAATTTTGATAAAATAAAAGAGCTTTTGAAAGAACCGATTATCTTTGACGGAAGAAATCAGTATGATAAAAAAAGAATGGAGGAAAGAGGTATTAAATACATATCATTAGGTGTTGCAGATAATTAA
- a CDS encoding chemotaxis protein CheA has translation MDDYIKSLLKDFFEEAFEMLDRLEQNILILDNERNNVDAIQEIFRAVHTLKGSAGAVELVETQKYAHRFEDLLDLIRNNKIEVDDATIDVLLKGIDILKDLINTASEESEYSGDIEAEIKKLEDFKNMKLGTAPSAPANDSPAASSAAQASSPEAEKKVNKYELLPNDNDLLGIIRDNVEEGVKTKLVHVSFDPESPMRTVGGVQVFVALKDVGEIMGSIPPLESLEGDEFYEHVTYILATINEDKTIIDAITLPDVTKEISIEDIILEEYEKFLQEKKQKEAAEKTKEAAAPASNAAKKPDAAAKGGKEHKVERQSSFLRVESDRIDAMMNQVGELVTNKSSYVQYDDDLTSYQKIIGNGINEVKRYYRDSIVQILRKFEEHLQKKEAKEIRNTYIDGFNNKLNEIVKMEEEFKNTLDKFRNSYQLLTRVTNELQETVMKIRMLPIAQTFNRFPRLIRDLSRDLGKEVKLEMYGEETELDKSVIEVLVDPLVHIIRNAMDHGIEHPEDREKAGKPRTGTVVLGASHEGNLIIIKISDDGKGMIPQKIFESAVKKGLVSADTKLSEKQMLEYIFAPGFSTAAKITNVSGRGVGMDVVKKSLEKINGTVGIETEWGKGSTFFLRIPLTVAIIQALIVDAEKEYYAVPINSILETVKIDVKDIQELEGIEVIKVRDDVINVLSIKELFRLPSRYSNIKSYYAVILSSEGKKVALLVNNLIGEQDIVIKTLKDNITKSEGLAGATVLGDGTVSFILDIQTIVSLGTKRIIERGKVNNNQGSKNDLRSFIERLKNNEIPEIPQ, from the coding sequence ATGGATGATTATATAAAAAGTCTGCTTAAAGATTTCTTTGAAGAAGCATTTGAAATGCTTGACAGACTAGAACAAAATATTCTTATTTTAGATAATGAAAGAAATAATGTTGATGCTATACAGGAAATATTCAGAGCGGTTCATACCCTAAAAGGAAGTGCCGGTGCTGTAGAGCTAGTTGAAACTCAAAAATATGCCCACAGATTTGAAGATTTACTAGATTTAATAAGAAATAATAAAATAGAAGTAGATGATGCTACTATAGATGTGCTTTTAAAAGGTATAGATATATTAAAAGACCTTATTAATACTGCAAGCGAAGAAAGTGAGTATTCGGGAGATATAGAAGCTGAAATTAAAAAATTAGAAGATTTTAAAAATATGAAATTAGGTACTGCCCCTTCTGCACCTGCCAATGATTCGCCTGCTGCATCTTCTGCCGCTCAGGCATCATCTCCTGAAGCCGAAAAAAAAGTTAATAAATATGAACTTCTTCCAAATGATAATGATTTATTAGGTATAATAAGAGATAATGTTGAAGAGGGTGTAAAAACCAAATTAGTTCATGTAAGTTTTGATCCTGAAAGCCCTATGAGAACAGTTGGAGGTGTTCAGGTATTCGTTGCTTTAAAAGATGTAGGCGAAATAATGGGAAGTATTCCTCCTTTAGAATCTTTGGAGGGAGATGAGTTTTATGAGCATGTTACATATATACTTGCTACCATTAATGAAGATAAAACTATAATAGATGCTATTACATTGCCTGATGTTACTAAAGAAATATCTATTGAAGACATTATATTAGAGGAATATGAAAAATTCCTTCAAGAGAAAAAACAAAAAGAAGCAGCAGAAAAAACTAAAGAAGCTGCCGCACCTGCTTCAAATGCCGCAAAAAAACCTGATGCTGCTGCCAAAGGAGGAAAAGAGCATAAAGTTGAAAGACAAAGTTCATTCTTAAGGGTAGAAAGTGATAGAATAGATGCTATGATGAATCAGGTTGGAGAGCTTGTAACAAATAAAAGTTCTTATGTACAATATGATGATGATCTTACTTCATATCAAAAAATAATAGGTAATGGAATAAATGAAGTAAAAAGATACTATAGAGACAGTATTGTTCAGATACTTAGAAAATTTGAAGAGCATTTGCAAAAAAAAGAAGCCAAAGAAATTAGAAATACTTACATTGATGGATTCAATAATAAATTAAATGAAATTGTGAAAATGGAAGAAGAGTTTAAAAACACTTTAGATAAATTCAGAAACTCTTATCAGCTTCTTACTAGGGTAACAAATGAACTTCAGGAAACTGTAATGAAAATAAGAATGCTTCCTATAGCTCAAACTTTCAACAGATTCCCTCGTCTTATAAGAGATTTATCAAGAGATTTAGGTAAAGAAGTAAAATTAGAAATGTACGGAGAAGAAACAGAATTAGATAAATCTGTTATTGAAGTATTGGTAGATCCATTAGTACATATTATCAGAAATGCAATGGACCATGGTATAGAACATCCTGAAGACAGAGAAAAAGCAGGTAAGCCTAGAACAGGTACAGTTGTTTTAGGTGCTTCGCATGAAGGCAACTTGATAATTATTAAAATATCTGATGATGGTAAAGGAATGATACCCCAGAAAATATTTGAAAGTGCCGTTAAAAAAGGACTTGTTTCTGCTGATACTAAACTATCTGAAAAACAAATGCTTGAATATATATTTGCTCCGGGTTTTTCTACTGCTGCTAAAATTACAAATGTATCAGGACGAGGTGTTGGTATGGATGTTGTTAAGAAAAGTCTTGAAAAAATTAATGGTACTGTGGGTATAGAAACAGAATGGGGAAAAGGTTCTACTTTCTTCTTAAGAATTCCTCTTACTGTTGCCATTATTCAGGCTCTTATAGTTGATGCAGAAAAAGAATATTATGCAGTTCCTATCAACAGTATATTAGAAACTGTAAAAATAGATGTTAAAGATATTCAGGAATTGGAAGGAATAGAAGTTATTAAAGTTAGAGATGATGTTATTAATGTACTTAGCATCAAAGAATTATTCAGACTTCCTTCAAGATACAGCAATATAAAATCTTACTACGCTGTTATACTTTCTTCTGAAGGTAAAAAAGTTGCTTTGCTTGTTAATAACCTAATAGGCGAACAGGATATAGTTATTAAAACTCTTAAAGATAATATCACAAAAAGCGAAGGTTTAGCTGGTGCTACTGTTTTGGGTGATGGTACTGTAAGCTTTATTTTGGACATACAAACAATAGTAAGTCTTGGTACTAAGAGAATCATTGAAAGAGGAAAAGTTAATAATAATCAAGGCAGCAAAAATGATTTAAGAAGCTTTATTGAAAGATTGAAAAATAATGAAATACCTGAAATACCGCAATAA
- a CDS encoding D-glycero-alpha-D-manno-heptose-1,7-bisphosphate 7-phosphatase produces MYNNIENYFYEFYKKLDRDSVLMSLDFNTENELSENLYTIDKNYKVIKNDITNILSGYSFNDNLLIHNGKIYDKLEINDNKEYINELIYNAFNKNILYAIPLYFADDTKKINKALFLDRDGILMEDVGYIGTTDRVKIKKEFIDVVKYAKDKGYITIVTTNQAGVSYNYYTNEDVNNVHKYIYDEYKKGGAVIDDFYYCPYHIKGHLEPYNIVSMLRKPEAGMHLLASKKYNIDLYNSFMIGDRDSDIIKIPYLKTLLIQTDVYEIENKKNIVKIDDIYNIIK; encoded by the coding sequence ATGTATAATAATATAGAAAATTATTTTTATGAGTTTTATAAAAAGTTGGATAGAGATTCTGTATTAATGTCATTAGATTTTAATACAGAGAATGAATTATCAGAAAACTTATATACTATAGATAAAAACTATAAAGTAATAAAAAATGATATAACAAATATTCTCTCAGGATATTCATTCAATGATAATTTATTGATTCATAATGGAAAAATATACGATAAATTAGAAATCAATGATAATAAAGAATATATAAATGAATTGATATATAATGCATTTAATAAAAATATATTATATGCCATACCTTTATATTTTGCAGATGATACTAAAAAAATTAATAAGGCATTATTTTTAGATAGGGATGGTATATTAATGGAGGATGTGGGATATATAGGAACTACTGACAGAGTAAAAATAAAAAAAGAGTTTATTGATGTGGTAAAATATGCAAAGGATAAAGGTTATATAACAATAGTAACAACCAATCAGGCAGGAGTATCATACAATTATTATACTAATGAAGATGTTAATAATGTTCATAAATATATTTACGATGAATATAAAAAAGGCGGTGCTGTTATAGATGATTTTTATTATTGCCCTTATCATATAAAAGGACATTTAGAACCATATAATATAGTTTCTATGCTTAGGAAACCTGAAGCAGGAATGCATTTGCTTGCTTCAAAAAAATATAATATAGATTTATATAATTCTTTTATGATAGGCGACAGAGACAGCGATATTATAAAAATACCCTATCTTAAAACCTTATTAATACAAACTGATGTTTATGAAATAGAAAATAAAAAAAATATAGTAAAAATAGATGATATATATAATATTATCAAATAG
- a CDS encoding MarR family winged helix-turn-helix transcriptional regulator produces MEDIFIGKLIKELHTTLDNRFNRFLDKHKLTSSQMDILMFLYHNEEKVINQRDIENFLGLSNPTIAGTLYRLEKKGFIKRKVSLEDKRYKEIYLTQKSKKLKEIVFEDIRKNNEVMFSNMTDEEKETLVFIINKLLSNIHDKDNPFN; encoded by the coding sequence ATGGAAGACATTTTTATAGGGAAATTGATTAAAGAATTGCATACTACTTTAGACAATAGGTTTAATAGATTTTTAGATAAACATAAACTTACATCTTCCCAAATGGATATATTGATGTTTCTTTACCATAATGAAGAAAAAGTTATAAATCAGAGGGATATAGAAAATTTTCTGGGTTTGAGTAATCCTACAATAGCAGGTACTTTATATCGTCTTGAAAAAAAGGGTTTTATAAAAAGAAAAGTAAGCTTAGAAGATAAGAGGTATAAAGAAATATATCTTACCCAGAAAAGTAAAAAATTGAAAGAAATTGTATTTGAGGATATTAGAAAAAATAATGAAGTTATGTTTTCTAATATGACTGATGAAGAAAAAGAAACTTTAGTATTTATAATAAATAAACTTCTTAGTAATATACATGATAAGGATAACCCTTTTAATTAA